One Chryseobacterium sp. StRB126 genomic region harbors:
- a CDS encoding carboxymuconolactone decarboxylase family protein, which yields MSQRINAFAIGSKAVNALHNMGFQVQNSSLDNQFLELLYFRVSQMNGCAFCLDMHSKELRAKGETEQRIFLVSAWRECSFYTDKEKAGLLWAESLTALNGKEIPDEIYSHVSHHFSETEIVDLTMAVIAINSYNRINIAFGANVGSYQVPEKAQ from the coding sequence ATGTCACAAAGAATCAATGCATTCGCAATCGGAAGCAAGGCTGTAAATGCGCTTCATAACATGGGATTTCAGGTACAGAACTCCTCATTGGATAATCAGTTTTTAGAACTGCTTTATTTTCGGGTTTCTCAGATGAACGGATGTGCTTTTTGTCTGGACATGCATTCCAAAGAGCTTAGAGCAAAAGGTGAAACTGAACAAAGAATATTTCTGGTAAGTGCATGGCGAGAATGTTCATTTTATACAGATAAAGAAAAAGCTGGATTACTTTGGGCTGAAAGCTTAACTGCTTTAAATGGCAAAGAAATTCCTGATGAAATCTATTCTCATGTAAGTCATCATTTTTCAGAAACTGAAATAGTAGATCTCACTATGGCGGTCATTGCAATTAATAGTTACAACAGAATCAATATTGCCTTCGGAGCAAATGTAGGAAGTTATCAGGTTCCTGAAAAAGCACAATAA
- a CDS encoding thiamine diphosphokinase, which yields MRDKVLLFINGDAPKSLPHPENYDLIACTDGAFHYLKTMGFPLYKLDFISGDFDSHSGSDEDMYQDKFILTLDQDKTDFHKALEIILEKGFLEVDVFGGSGGEQDHFLGNLTVAYAFKDRMKIKFYDEFSEYYFIPNDFKLKGVKNKMISLYPFPSVNNITTKGLNWPLTNGSLSIVSRIGTRNFAIEDDVSVQYESGDVLFFVGLNEIEYPTIY from the coding sequence ATGAGAGATAAAGTATTACTTTTCATCAACGGAGATGCTCCGAAATCTTTACCTCATCCTGAAAATTATGATTTGATAGCCTGTACAGATGGTGCTTTTCACTATCTTAAAACAATGGGCTTTCCTTTATATAAACTGGATTTTATTTCCGGTGATTTTGATTCCCATTCCGGATCAGATGAAGATATGTATCAGGATAAATTTATTCTTACTTTAGATCAGGATAAAACAGATTTTCATAAGGCGTTGGAAATTATTTTAGAAAAAGGGTTTTTAGAAGTTGATGTTTTTGGCGGAAGTGGAGGAGAACAGGATCATTTTCTTGGGAATCTAACGGTTGCTTATGCCTTCAAAGACCGTATGAAAATTAAATTCTATGATGAGTTTTCCGAATATTATTTTATTCCTAACGATTTTAAGTTGAAAGGTGTAAAGAATAAAATGATTTCTCTATATCCTTTTCCATCAGTGAATAATATAACAACTAAAGGCCTTAACTGGCCTTTAACAAACGGAAGTTTGAGTATTGTCTCAAGGATAGGAACCCGTAATTTCGCGATTGAGGATGACGTTTCTGTACAATATGAATCTGGAGATGTGTTGTTTTTTGTAGGGTTAAACGAAATAGAATATCCAACGATCTATTAA
- a CDS encoding bacteriocin — translation MNKLTKKDLKQIKGGYYYTYPDKNGNCFPGWYLCPTKICLLDHPDNPIRPDDPFCQGR, via the coding sequence ATGAATAAATTAACAAAAAAAGATTTAAAACAAATCAAAGGAGGTTATTATTATACCTATCCAGATAAAAATGGAAACTGCTTTCCGGGATGGTATCTATGCCCAACAAAAATTTGTCTTTTAGACCATCCCGACAATCCAATACGTCCTGATGATCCTTTCTGTCAGGGAAGATAA
- a CDS encoding helix-turn-helix transcriptional regulator encodes MNDHYLKKLDRVTAILTQLQSKPVVRAQDLADKFDVSVRTIYRDVKTLENAGIPIVGEAGTGYSLMDGYKLPPVMFTKEEVLSFITAEKLMQKFSHQSLGNHYQTAMEKVRSVLRYSDKNLIQNVEKQIDVFNFHSQQKEEDSLKNVIPIILESIAEKTQLNIEYQTVDSRVTNRTIEAVGIFFEFNFWYIMAYCMLRKDFRQFRVDRILQISKTQTPFLQEYGQINDYRKSHGNKVKAKLLVDKKIMAHLVNSKKYYGLVEEVETDQGMELTFETEWINDGFPRWVITFADYATILEPESLRIRMNEILVKMMERHQ; translated from the coding sequence ATGAACGACCACTATCTAAAAAAACTTGACCGCGTAACAGCTATTCTTACTCAGCTGCAGTCTAAACCTGTAGTAAGAGCTCAGGATCTGGCTGATAAATTCGATGTCAGTGTAAGAACTATTTATCGGGATGTAAAAACGCTGGAGAATGCAGGAATTCCAATTGTTGGAGAAGCAGGAACAGGCTATTCTCTAATGGATGGTTACAAACTTCCACCGGTGATGTTTACCAAAGAAGAAGTATTAAGTTTTATTACTGCTGAAAAGCTGATGCAGAAGTTTTCCCATCAGAGTTTGGGAAATCACTATCAGACTGCCATGGAAAAAGTACGTTCAGTGTTGAGGTATTCGGATAAAAATCTGATTCAGAATGTTGAAAAACAGATTGATGTTTTTAATTTTCACTCTCAGCAGAAAGAAGAAGATTCCCTGAAAAATGTAATTCCCATTATTCTGGAAAGTATTGCAGAGAAAACACAGCTGAATATTGAATATCAAACAGTAGACTCAAGAGTAACCAACAGAACCATTGAAGCAGTAGGGATTTTCTTTGAATTTAATTTCTGGTATATCATGGCTTACTGTATGCTGAGAAAAGATTTCAGACAGTTCAGAGTAGACAGGATTCTGCAGATTTCCAAAACACAAACTCCTTTTTTACAGGAATACGGTCAGATTAATGATTACAGAAAGTCACATGGGAATAAAGTCAAAGCCAAACTTTTGGTAGATAAAAAAATAATGGCTCATCTTGTAAACTCCAAAAAATATTACGGTCTGGTAGAAGAAGTTGAAACGGATCAGGGAATGGAGCTTACTTTTGAAACAGAATGGATTAACGATGGATTCCCTCGTTGGGTCATCACTTTTGCAGACTATGCTACCATTCTTGAACCGGAAAGCCTTCGGATAAGAATGAATGAAATTCTAGTCAAAATGATGGAAAGACATCAATAA
- the hemB gene encoding porphobilinogen synthase, with protein MIHSRNRRLRVNESIRSLVRENVLTTDDFVMPIFVMEGENMQEPIPSMPGIFRRSIDLTVKECKELFSLGVKAVNLYMKISENLKDNTGKEAWNKNGLMQNTIKAIKDAVPGMVVMPDVALDPYSIYGHDGIIENGKILNDATNDALAKMSVSHAEAGADLVAPSDMMDGRVQVIREALEQSGFTDVGIVSYAAKYASSFYGPFRSALDSAPKENIEIPKDKKTYQMDFHNSREALNEVFKDIDEGADVIMIKPGLPYLDIVAKVREAIDLPIAVYNVSGEYAMVKAAVQNGWLDNDKTIIENLTCFKRAGADMIFTYFAKEAAMILNR; from the coding sequence ATGATACATTCAAGAAATAGAAGACTTAGAGTTAATGAATCTATCAGAAGTTTGGTAAGAGAAAATGTGCTTACAACTGATGATTTTGTAATGCCGATCTTCGTAATGGAGGGCGAAAACATGCAGGAACCGATCCCGTCGATGCCGGGAATTTTCAGGCGAAGCATAGATTTAACAGTAAAAGAATGTAAGGAATTATTTTCTTTAGGCGTAAAAGCTGTCAATTTGTACATGAAGATATCCGAAAATCTGAAAGACAATACCGGAAAAGAAGCATGGAACAAAAACGGATTGATGCAGAATACAATCAAAGCGATTAAAGATGCTGTTCCGGGAATGGTGGTTATGCCTGATGTTGCTTTAGATCCTTATTCAATCTACGGACACGACGGAATTATTGAAAACGGAAAAATTTTAAATGATGCTACCAATGATGCATTGGCAAAAATGTCAGTATCTCATGCAGAAGCAGGGGCAGATCTTGTGGCTCCAAGCGATATGATGGATGGCAGAGTTCAGGTAATTCGTGAAGCATTAGAACAAAGCGGATTTACAGATGTTGGTATCGTAAGCTACGCGGCGAAATATGCGAGTTCTTTCTACGGGCCTTTCAGAAGTGCTTTAGACAGTGCTCCAAAAGAAAATATTGAAATTCCGAAAGATAAAAAAACGTATCAGATGGATTTTCACAACTCCCGCGAAGCTTTGAATGAAGTATTTAAAGATATTGATGAAGGAGCGGATGTTATTATGATTAAACCGGGACTTCCTTATCTGGATATCGTTGCTAAAGTACGTGAAGCTATTGATCTTCCGATTGCTGTTTATAACGTAAGTGGAGAATATGCAATGGTGAAAGCAGCAGTTCAGAACGGATGGCTGGATAATGATAAAACAATCATTGAAAACCTTACATGTTTTAAAAGAGCCGGTGCAGATATGATCTTTACTTATTTTGCTAAAGAAGCAGCAATGATTTTAAATAGATAA
- a CDS encoding TonB-dependent receptor plug domain-containing protein, whose translation MKKKIFKKKIYALVLSGAGTMAYAQETVKENNIDEVVVTTGRTKPRTIITSAIPIDNISAVQLKSTGQVTFDKALTYAVPSFNSSQQTVSDATAHFDPADLRGLGPSRTLVLVNGKRKNQSALIYVNDTPGKGEVGTDLKSIPSAALQNVEVLRDGASAQYGSDAIAGVINIILKNSVGKSTVNLFSGITSKGDGFNIGADFNTGIRVAKNGSLNLTLGYSSQNKTNRAGSTTKDGLFGVENAWTQANPGLGMTIGQPETKVANMFVNFELPTGETGKFYAFGGTTYRNGTSYGLYRTPYWVTSDFGLLTPKGQPYNGFQPEFKTDVYDYNLTSGWKGMFGKWSFDGSATFGSNAVDYVVGNTINTSLGANSPTRFKAGGHQFSNIIGNIDINRNFGTFVLGAGVEVRNENYQAKAGEEASYIGTGAESFPGLQPQNEVNKNRQNMGAYINAEWDVTKNLLLGGTVRYENFSDFGNNVSWKGNARYKLLDDKLVFRGSVSTGFRAPSLHQIYYSNVQTKITGNTVANQGTFNNDSQIVRSDLGVPKLNAEKAFNITGGFAVKPFKNLTITADYYRIKIKDRVLFSGDIGYKTGAPGNPDTTNPVEVILDNNKITSLKFFTNAVNTVTQGVDFVANYTSAIGKGRLGIIAAFNYNETKIVDNIAVPPILAENGYSENFFDRKEQSRITSARPKTKTILSLSYDISKFNFNLNNTYFGSVTWQHATDPAKDQTFSGKVVTDIVLTYKITNDLKVSGVVNNLFNIYPDIIDSKGDVVTDLGGRFKYPWEVNQFGFNGTTFQLNVNYTF comes from the coding sequence ATGAAAAAGAAAATCTTTAAAAAAAAAATCTATGCATTAGTGCTAAGCGGAGCTGGTACTATGGCATATGCTCAGGAAACTGTAAAAGAAAACAATATAGATGAAGTTGTGGTTACTACGGGGAGAACTAAACCCAGAACCATAATTACCTCTGCAATTCCTATTGATAATATTTCAGCTGTACAGCTGAAATCCACAGGACAGGTTACTTTTGATAAAGCTTTGACATATGCTGTGCCTTCTTTTAATTCATCACAGCAAACTGTTTCTGATGCAACGGCTCACTTTGATCCCGCAGATTTAAGAGGGTTAGGGCCTTCCAGAACATTAGTGTTGGTTAATGGGAAAAGAAAAAATCAAAGTGCTTTAATTTATGTAAATGATACACCGGGAAAAGGTGAAGTAGGTACGGATCTGAAAAGTATTCCATCTGCTGCCTTACAGAATGTAGAGGTATTGAGAGATGGTGCGTCTGCACAATACGGTTCTGATGCTATTGCAGGAGTGATCAATATTATTCTTAAGAACAGCGTTGGAAAAAGTACAGTCAATCTTTTTTCAGGGATTACTTCAAAAGGAGACGGCTTTAATATCGGAGCAGATTTTAATACAGGAATCAGAGTTGCAAAAAATGGAAGTTTGAACCTTACATTGGGGTATTCTTCCCAAAATAAAACGAACCGTGCGGGATCTACTACAAAAGATGGGCTTTTTGGAGTAGAGAACGCCTGGACGCAAGCTAATCCTGGTTTAGGAATGACTATAGGGCAACCGGAGACAAAAGTTGCCAATATGTTTGTGAATTTTGAGTTGCCAACAGGTGAAACAGGTAAATTTTATGCTTTTGGAGGTACAACTTATAGGAATGGAACTAGTTATGGTTTGTATAGAACACCTTATTGGGTAACTTCAGATTTTGGTTTATTAACTCCAAAAGGACAGCCTTATAATGGGTTTCAACCAGAATTTAAAACAGATGTTTATGATTATAATTTAACCTCCGGTTGGAAAGGCATGTTTGGAAAATGGAGTTTTGATGGGAGTGCAACCTTTGGTTCTAATGCAGTAGATTATGTTGTAGGAAATACCATTAATACATCTTTGGGTGCAAATTCACCAACCCGTTTTAAAGCAGGTGGTCATCAGTTTAGTAATATTATAGGAAATATAGATATCAACCGAAATTTTGGTACGTTTGTTTTAGGAGCAGGTGTTGAAGTACGCAATGAAAACTATCAGGCAAAGGCAGGAGAAGAAGCATCCTATATAGGCACTGGTGCAGAATCATTTCCAGGGCTGCAGCCTCAAAATGAAGTCAATAAAAATCGTCAAAATATGGGTGCTTATATTAATGCTGAATGGGATGTTACGAAAAACCTGTTGCTTGGAGGAACTGTGAGATATGAAAACTTTAGTGATTTTGGAAATAATGTTTCCTGGAAAGGAAATGCAAGATATAAGTTGTTAGATGATAAATTAGTTTTCCGTGGATCTGTTTCTACAGGATTTCGGGCGCCTTCATTACACCAAATTTATTATTCCAATGTTCAAACCAAAATTACAGGGAATACGGTAGCTAATCAGGGTACTTTTAATAATGACTCTCAAATTGTAAGATCAGATCTTGGGGTACCAAAATTAAATGCTGAAAAAGCCTTTAACATTACTGGGGGATTTGCTGTGAAACCTTTTAAAAACCTTACTATTACAGCAGATTACTATAGAATAAAAATTAAAGACAGAGTCCTTTTCTCAGGAGATATAGGTTACAAAACCGGCGCTCCGGGGAATCCGGATACAACCAACCCTGTAGAAGTAATATTAGACAATAATAAAATAACCTCCTTGAAGTTTTTCACCAATGCGGTAAATACAGTTACTCAGGGAGTAGATTTTGTCGCTAATTATACTTCCGCTATTGGGAAAGGAAGATTGGGAATTATTGCTGCTTTCAATTATAACGAAACTAAAATAGTAGATAATATTGCCGTTCCACCTATTTTGGCTGAAAATGGTTACTCAGAAAACTTTTTTGATAGAAAAGAACAATCCAGAATTACCTCTGCAAGGCCAAAAACAAAAACTATTCTTAGTCTTTCGTATGACATTTCAAAGTTTAACTTTAATCTTAATAATACTTACTTTGGTTCTGTTACTTGGCAGCATGCCACTGATCCTGCCAAAGATCAGACATTTTCTGGTAAGGTAGTTACAGACATCGTTTTAACATATAAAATCACGAATGACCTTAAAGTTTCCGGAGTCGTAAATAATTTATTTAATATTTATCCGGATATAATAGACAGCAAAGGAGATGTAGTAACAGATCTTGGAGGAAGATTCAAATATCCTTGGGAGGTCAATCAGTTTGGATTTAACGGAACAACCTTTCAGCTCAATGTTAATTATACTTTTTAA
- a CDS encoding bacteriocin-like protein — MKNLKKIERNQLKGIKGGEIIIDDPNCGTLCKGIWHPCTINHVACPD, encoded by the coding sequence ATGAAAAATTTAAAGAAGATTGAAAGAAACCAATTGAAAGGAATTAAAGGAGGAGAAATAATCATTGATGACCCAAATTGCGGGACATTGTGTAAAGGTATTTGGCATCCATGTACAATCAACCATGTAGCTTGTCCGGATTAA
- a CDS encoding T9SS type A sorting domain-containing protein produces MKKLLLLILFAGTFVGFSNNLQAQLREPGSITQKADDGVLLAYPNPAKDFLIIKAKDSSLRIKSVTFYSILGMQVANYTVNMNSGEINIEKLKPGKYLIRYILSDNTQKVTQIVKQ; encoded by the coding sequence ATGAAAAAACTTTTACTTTTAATTCTATTTGCAGGCACTTTTGTTGGATTTTCCAACAATTTACAAGCTCAGCTTAGAGAGCCGGGTTCCATCACTCAGAAGGCAGATGATGGTGTTTTGCTTGCCTATCCAAATCCGGCTAAGGATTTCCTTATCATTAAGGCAAAAGATTCTTCTTTAAGAATCAAAAGTGTGACTTTTTATTCTATTTTGGGTATGCAAGTTGCCAACTATACAGTCAATATGAACTCCGGAGAGATTAATATTGAAAAATTAAAACCCGGAAAATATCTGATTCGTTATATTTTGAGCGACAATACGCAAAAAGTTACTCAAATCGTGAAACAATAA
- a CDS encoding DinB family protein → MTTTATATKQFMTTEQLLKDWQGHRNLTRRVIDAFPEKELFEFSIGGMRPFSKMAAELLNIGGVALKGIVENNMEAYSEEGINPKTKEEILKKWDEETEVINHYFRQITEERFQETFNLFGQYEFPVYENILYFIDNEIHHRAQGYVYLRALGIEPPFFWERF, encoded by the coding sequence ATGACAACTACAGCAACTGCAACCAAGCAATTCATGACTACTGAGCAATTATTAAAAGATTGGCAAGGGCACAGAAACCTGACAAGAAGAGTAATTGATGCTTTTCCTGAAAAAGAATTATTTGAATTTTCAATTGGTGGAATGAGACCTTTTTCTAAAATGGCAGCGGAACTTCTTAATATTGGTGGAGTTGCCCTAAAAGGAATTGTTGAAAACAATATGGAAGCATACAGTGAGGAGGGGATTAATCCAAAAACTAAAGAGGAAATCCTGAAAAAATGGGATGAAGAAACTGAGGTAATCAATCATTATTTCAGGCAAATTACTGAAGAACGTTTTCAGGAGACTTTTAATTTGTTCGGACAATATGAGTTCCCGGTATATGAGAATATCCTTTATTTCATAGACAATGAAATTCACCACCGTGCACAGGGATATGTTTATTTAAGAGCTCTAGGAATTGAGCCACCTTTCTTCTGGGAGAGATTCTAA
- a CDS encoding TM2 domain-containing protein, producing MENYGYTKTENTGNQQQTNIPYRSEKKLPAALLGILVGWLGLNKFYLGYTKEGIIQLVLNIVTCGVASIIPFIEGIIYLCMDDKQFDDTYVHGRKPWL from the coding sequence ATGGAAAATTACGGTTACACAAAAACAGAAAATACAGGAAACCAACAACAGACAAATATCCCTTACCGTTCAGAAAAAAAACTTCCTGCAGCCCTATTAGGTATTCTTGTAGGCTGGCTGGGTTTAAATAAATTTTATCTTGGGTATACCAAAGAAGGCATTATCCAATTAGTTCTGAATATTGTGACCTGTGGGGTTGCCTCTATTATCCCTTTTATTGAAGGCATCATCTATCTTTGTATGGATGACAAACAGTTTGATGACACCTATGTTCATGGAAGAAAACCATGGTTATAA
- a CDS encoding cob(I)yrinic acid a,c-diamide adenosyltransferase — protein sequence MKIYTKTGDKGQTALYGGTRVSKASARVDSYGNIDELNSFIGIAKSHIENEEVLRQLKKIQFDLFTVGSEAATPVDKLMLANGKSRLPIIISETEIEELEQWMDAFDEKLEPLQYFILPGGGKSATFLHAARTICRRAERSLVFLNEAEEVRPELIKYLNRLSDYLFVLARYISKLNNEPEEYWNPNER from the coding sequence ATGAAAATTTATACAAAAACAGGAGATAAAGGGCAAACAGCGCTATACGGCGGAACAAGAGTTTCCAAAGCCAGTGCAAGAGTGGACAGCTACGGAAATATAGACGAACTGAATTCTTTCATCGGAATAGCAAAAAGTCATATTGAAAATGAAGAAGTGCTGAGACAACTGAAGAAAATTCAGTTTGATTTATTCACGGTAGGCTCAGAAGCAGCTACACCAGTAGATAAACTGATGTTGGCAAACGGAAAATCACGTCTTCCCATTATTATTTCAGAAACGGAAATTGAAGAATTGGAACAATGGATGGATGCTTTTGATGAAAAACTGGAACCCCTTCAGTATTTTATTCTTCCCGGCGGTGGAAAATCAGCAACGTTTTTACATGCAGCAAGAACTATCTGTAGAAGAGCAGAACGTTCATTGGTATTCTTAAATGAAGCTGAAGAAGTGCGTCCGGAACTCATTAAATATTTAAACAGATTATCAGATTATCTTTTCGTATTGGCAAGATATATTTCAAAACTGAACAACGAACCAGAAGAATACTGGAACCCGAATGAGAGATAA
- a CDS encoding ABC transporter ATP-binding protein: MIYGTLFLTFLGALAAQVNPIVLKYTVDEVTKLTHLPHPMTAGIHILIIISIILLGKELLNIFINFGQKFYGEKIRINVSSVLAQSAIDKILTYRVAYFNDENHESGKLQIRIDRGIESLTKLVQNFFIDILPLFSNAIIALIIMYMQNVYVGAVSTIIVPIYFYISSLQAKKLSGVRRQLRNQREKKTSGLLNLVNSIMVIKSFVREKFEGKKQYDLQMQLMESQMFTRRTNFIYDGLKTFIEQFGVVLIILLTVYLVLDQQMTIGAIMLHIMLFNNVSAPIRQLHRIYDDMNDAMIYAEGYFDILNADNETEPNGDFVERKIKGTFELKNVNFTYPNGAHALHDVSMKIENGKTTALVGLSGAGKSTIINLLCKFYLPDSGEILLDGVNLNEYDNTFLRSDLGLVLQKNHIFQGSIEDNIRYGDMNANFEEIQAAAKKAYLHDQIMDLPTGYQHDATQLSGGQQQRIAIARLFLKNPPIIFLDEPTASLDAIATEQIKNSLDAIKEGRTVIIISHSLSQILDSDTIYVMKKGRVVENGTHDELYNKEGTYREIFDASARSLNLDKLVNTLKEN; this comes from the coding sequence ATGATCTATGGAACATTGTTTCTTACTTTTCTTGGAGCTCTGGCAGCACAGGTGAACCCTATTGTCCTGAAATATACAGTAGATGAGGTGACCAAATTGACCCATCTTCCACATCCGATGACGGCAGGAATTCACATCCTGATCATCATCTCCATTATTTTACTGGGAAAAGAATTATTGAATATTTTCATCAACTTCGGACAGAAGTTTTACGGGGAAAAAATAAGGATCAATGTCAGTTCTGTTTTAGCACAATCTGCAATCGACAAAATCTTAACCTATCGTGTAGCTTACTTTAATGATGAAAATCATGAATCAGGAAAATTACAGATCAGGATAGATCGTGGAATTGAAAGTTTAACAAAACTTGTACAAAATTTCTTCATTGATATTCTTCCGCTTTTTTCCAATGCAATCATTGCGCTCATCATTATGTATATGCAGAATGTGTATGTGGGAGCAGTTTCTACGATCATCGTTCCGATCTATTTTTACATAAGTTCATTACAGGCCAAAAAACTGAGCGGAGTACGCCGACAGCTTAGAAATCAAAGAGAAAAGAAAACTTCCGGCCTTTTGAATCTGGTAAACTCCATTATGGTGATTAAAAGTTTTGTCCGTGAAAAATTTGAAGGTAAAAAACAGTATGACCTCCAGATGCAGCTGATGGAAAGCCAGATGTTCACAAGAAGAACCAATTTTATTTATGACGGATTAAAAACCTTCATTGAACAATTCGGGGTGGTTCTAATAATTCTTCTAACAGTTTATCTGGTATTGGATCAGCAGATGACTATTGGTGCTATTATGCTTCATATTATGCTGTTCAACAACGTATCGGCACCCATCCGTCAATTGCACAGAATTTATGATGATATGAATGATGCAATGATTTATGCAGAAGGTTATTTTGATATTCTTAATGCCGATAATGAAACAGAACCGAACGGAGATTTTGTAGAGAGAAAAATTAAAGGAACTTTTGAGCTTAAAAATGTAAACTTTACTTATCCTAACGGAGCGCATGCTTTACATGATGTTTCCATGAAAATTGAAAACGGAAAAACAACCGCATTGGTAGGATTAAGCGGAGCTGGAAAATCAACAATCATTAATCTTCTGTGTAAATTTTATCTGCCGGATTCAGGAGAAATTTTGTTGGATGGAGTAAATTTAAACGAATATGATAATACATTTCTGAGAAGTGATCTGGGGCTTGTTCTTCAGAAAAACCATATTTTCCAGGGAAGTATTGAAGACAACATTCGTTATGGTGATATGAATGCCAATTTTGAAGAAATTCAGGCCGCAGCAAAAAAAGCATATCTTCACGATCAGATCATGGATCTTCCTACCGGATATCAGCACGACGCTACCCAGCTTTCAGGAGGACAGCAACAAAGAATTGCTATTGCAAGACTGTTTCTGAAGAATCCGCCAATTATATTCCTTGATGAACCCACCGCAAGTCTGGATGCCATTGCAACAGAACAGATTAAAAATTCTTTAGATGCCATCAAAGAAGGGAGAACAGTGATCATTATTTCCCATTCATTATCTCAAATCTTGGATTCGGATACAATTTATGTGATGAAGAAAGGACGAGTAGTAGAGAATGGAACGCATGATGAACTTTACAACAAAGAAGGAACCTATCGAGAAATTTTTGATGCCTCGGCACGAAGCTTAAATCTCGATAAACTGGTGAATACTCTTAAAGAAAATTAA
- a CDS encoding Crp/Fnr family transcriptional regulator: MHHSHFIQTIEKILIPEEPVMKELLVHLESKTYRKGDFLLKADETCKYFYFIEKGLVKLFFDNGDKDFIMTFFAENAFFAELSGFLTGKPSKYMIVALEQTDILRVHRDIIMDLCKKYHTAETLFSKLYSKAPVNMMGRISEMLEDDGKKRYYNFMKQQPGLIQRISLGDLADYIGITQVSLSRIRAQKL, encoded by the coding sequence ATGCATCACTCTCATTTCATTCAAACTATAGAAAAAATCCTGATACCGGAAGAACCTGTAATGAAGGAGCTTTTGGTTCATCTGGAATCTAAAACTTACAGAAAAGGAGACTTTTTGTTGAAAGCAGATGAAACCTGTAAATATTTTTATTTTATTGAAAAAGGATTAGTTAAACTATTTTTTGATAATGGAGATAAAGATTTTATTATGACATTTTTTGCCGAAAATGCTTTCTTTGCTGAACTGAGTGGCTTTCTTACAGGTAAACCATCAAAATATATGATTGTGGCTTTGGAACAAACTGATATTCTTCGTGTTCATAGAGACATTATTATGGATTTATGTAAAAAATATCATACAGCGGAAACTCTTTTCAGTAAGCTCTATTCAAAAGCACCTGTAAATATGATGGGAAGAATTAGTGAAATGCTGGAAGACGATGGAAAGAAGCGATATTATAATTTCATGAAACAGCAACCGGGACTTATTCAACGTATCAGCCTTGGAGATCTTGCAGACTATATTGGAATAACTCAGGTTTCTTTAAGCCGAATCAGGGCACAAAAGCTTTAA